The Candidatus Culexarchaeum yellowstonense genome includes a window with the following:
- a CDS encoding aldo/keto reductase, with the protein MEYRVLGRTGYRVSVLTIGGCGPGVAPNEGEAVEAVENAMKMGINMVDIAPSYGEAELRLGDLISRNRGKLIITEKTLKRSREGAWSELKQSLERLKAGYFEVYQFHSVKSLEELNQIFSENGAMKAFLEAKDQGLIKHIGITSHDMRIIQKALEIFDFDTILIPVTAISLIHPTPENDFRPILKIARDRDIGVIAIKAVAKRRWKTERKYQTWYEPFEDEKDIEMGVHFTLSQEGVTTYPMACDIRLWPKIIKAGERFRKLSEEEQERIVEYFKSKGGYPIFPEQ; encoded by the coding sequence ATGGAGTATCGGGTATTGGGGAGAACTGGTTATAGGGTATCAGTATTAACTATAGGGGGATGCGGCCCTGGAGTTGCACCAAACGAGGGGGAAGCTGTGGAGGCTGTGGAAAATGCGATGAAGATGGGTATCAATATGGTTGATATTGCACCAAGCTATGGGGAAGCTGAATTGAGGCTTGGTGATTTGATAAGTAGGAATAGGGGTAAGCTAATAATTACTGAAAAGACTTTGAAGAGGAGTAGGGAGGGGGCGTGGAGTGAACTTAAACAATCTTTAGAAAGACTGAAAGCTGGATACTTTGAAGTTTATCAATTCCACTCAGTTAAAAGTTTAGAGGAACTCAACCAAATATTCTCAGAGAATGGGGCTATGAAAGCCTTTCTAGAAGCAAAGGATCAAGGTTTAATTAAACATATAGGCATTACATCCCATGATATGAGGATCATTCAAAAAGCACTGGAAATCTTCGACTTCGACACAATACTAATCCCAGTAACAGCAATAAGTTTAATTCACCCAACCCCAGAAAACGACTTCAGACCCATACTAAAAATAGCGAGAGACAGAGACATAGGGGTCATAGCAATAAAAGCTGTGGCAAAGAGGAGATGGAAAACGGAAAGGAAGTATCAAACATGGTATGAACCATTCGAAGATGAAAAGGATATAGAAATGGGGGTTCATTTCACCCTATCACAAGAGGGGGTAACAACATATCCAATGGCCTGCGATATAAGATTATGGCCAAAAATAATTAAAGCAGGAGAAAGATTCAGAAAACTTTCAGAAGAAGAACAAGAAAGAATCGTAGAATACTTTAAGAGTAAAGGCGGATACCCCATATTCCCAGAACAATAA
- a CDS encoding CRISPR-associated protein Csx3 has protein sequence MSLDWLVFDGDTIRFEIPPTQSITYDNLPLAVEEVYRYYVGRRFDVIKVTGRGPIWLYSAIVHTVAHLAKAVAVYDAINGVYVIVASHNPNYKIGQTLNQQNP, from the coding sequence TTGAGTTTGGATTGGCTTGTTTTTGATGGTGATACGATAAGGTTTGAGATTCCACCAACGCAGAGCATAACTTATGATAATCTTCCATTAGCTGTGGAGGAAGTGTACAGGTATTATGTTGGGAGGAGGTTTGATGTGATAAAGGTGACTGGTAGGGGGCCAATATGGCTTTACAGTGCAATAGTCCATACAGTTGCACATTTAGCTAAAGCAGTTGCAGTGTACGATGCAATAAATGGGGTGTACGTTATAGTTGCAAGCCACAATCCAAACTATAAGATAGGCCAAACATTAAACCAACAAAACCCATAA
- a CDS encoding nucleotidyltransferase domain-containing protein: MDIIKIISERVSVIAEKYGIVYAILFGSIVEGRFIKGESDIDLAVKVDKLDKSELFNFLKNFIRDMEMDNLDVVVINFAPFSLNYEILMRGKVIFCKDELFEDKLKIIKLYDDWLHISKAFQERELRKVME, translated from the coding sequence TTGGATATTATCAAAATAATTTCTGAAAGGGTAAGTGTAATTGCGGAAAAATATGGGATAGTCTACGCAATACTATTCGGCTCCATCGTGGAAGGTAGGTTCATTAAAGGTGAAAGCGATATTGACTTAGCAGTAAAGGTAGATAAATTGGATAAGAGTGAGCTCTTCAACTTCCTGAAGAATTTTATAAGGGATATGGAAATGGACAACCTCGACGTTGTAGTGATAAACTTTGCCCCATTCAGCTTAAACTATGAAATCCTAATGAGGGGGAAGGTTATCTTCTGCAAAGATGAACTATTCGAAGATAAGCTTAAAATCATAAAGTTGTATGATGATTGGCTCCACATCTCCAAAGCATTCCAAGAAAGGGAGCTAAGGAAAGTTATGGAATGA
- a CDS encoding PIN domain-containing protein, whose product MSYVDTSIIVAALDKLDPRRRLAQEILEMEGDKRVSELVLAELASTLSKSEGMLLELSEKVKVRKELTIPAVLLYILRRFKLSYRRVNGYKRVFMIDNLYSPFATAIDISSKFKLKTLDLLHLAYLKTLKEQGEEINEIITADYDFEREKEAIMRELNISVKYCQPLR is encoded by the coding sequence ATGAGTTACGTGGATACCAGCATCATTGTAGCGGCTCTCGACAAACTTGATCCTAGACGGAGGTTAGCTCAAGAAATTTTGGAGATGGAGGGGGATAAGAGGGTTTCCGAACTTGTTTTAGCCGAACTTGCCAGCACATTATCTAAGAGTGAGGGCATGTTGCTTGAACTTTCTGAGAAGGTTAAGGTGAGGAAGGAGCTAACAATACCAGCAGTTCTCCTATACATATTGAGGAGGTTTAAATTAAGCTATAGGAGGGTTAATGGTTATAAGAGGGTTTTCATGATCGATAATCTATACTCACCATTCGCAACTGCCATAGATATTTCATCTAAATTTAAATTGAAAACCCTTGACCTACTCCACCTAGCCTACTTGAAAACCTTAAAGGAGCAAGGGGAAGAAATAAATGAAATAATCACAGCAGATTACGACTTTGAAAGGGAGAAAGAAGCCATAATGAGAGAACTAAATATAAGTGTAAAATATTGCCAACCTCTCAGATAA
- a CDS encoding thiamine pyrophosphate-binding protein yields the protein MKGSRILLTMLREYDVEYVFGLPGETTLPLYVEWLEFKDVGHVMFRDERNACFATDGYARVSYKPGICEAPSAGAAHILPAIVEAYASSLPIIAITTDTPLHLEKRNMLTGFNQTAIFNGVTKETLTVLRAQDIPFTIRRAFRIATCGKPGPVHIRIPVNVLEEDAEVSDLYGQRGFIRYPGQRFTAEEDMVLKAVELLLSSEKPIIVCGQGVLYSQAWDEIIELAELLNVPVGTTITGKGSFPEAHPLSIGVIGSRGGTSFSNEILKNADLVFYVGCNTDYAATNSWTLPPKDVKIIHLDISEAEVGNNLRTEIPLIGDAKSTLKLMIKILKTKMIKGAARSELLEELRERRARFEEGIAPNITSNEYPPNPIRIIKTLENMLPKDYIITCDAGVSAIYTATFLKVKEAGRRILFNYSMGALGYAVPAAIGAYLAKPKSTIIALTGDGSFGFTVGEYETLARLNANVKIILFNNQSYGWIRASILFKYGPKYFETEFKNVDYVKIAEGFGLKASRIEDTREIEGKLRELLKSEGPMLLEIPTLPEDKLTPPVPSWAEEAKKMGIRFTY from the coding sequence GTGAAGGGGTCAAGAATACTCCTAACAATGCTGAGGGAGTATGATGTTGAATACGTCTTCGGATTACCAGGGGAAACAACACTACCACTATACGTTGAATGGCTGGAGTTTAAGGATGTGGGGCATGTGATGTTTAGGGATGAGAGGAATGCATGCTTCGCAACAGATGGATATGCTAGGGTATCATATAAGCCTGGAATATGCGAAGCTCCAAGTGCAGGGGCAGCCCACATACTACCAGCAATAGTTGAAGCATATGCATCATCACTACCCATAATAGCCATAACCACAGACACACCACTACACTTGGAGAAGAGGAATATGCTAACTGGATTCAATCAAACAGCAATATTCAACGGAGTTACAAAGGAAACATTAACAGTGCTGAGAGCTCAAGACATACCATTCACAATTAGAAGAGCCTTCAGAATAGCCACATGCGGTAAACCTGGCCCAGTACACATAAGAATACCAGTAAACGTATTGGAGGAAGATGCTGAAGTGTCAGATTTGTATGGTCAAAGGGGGTTTATAAGATATCCAGGGCAAAGATTCACAGCAGAAGAGGATATGGTTTTGAAAGCTGTGGAATTACTACTCTCCAGTGAAAAGCCAATAATAGTTTGTGGTCAAGGAGTATTATACTCACAAGCATGGGATGAAATAATTGAATTGGCGGAACTCTTAAACGTACCAGTGGGGACAACAATTACGGGTAAGGGGAGCTTCCCAGAAGCACATCCACTATCCATAGGGGTTATTGGATCAAGAGGGGGGACAAGCTTCTCCAACGAAATCCTAAAGAATGCAGACCTAGTATTCTACGTGGGTTGCAACACAGACTATGCAGCCACAAACTCATGGACCCTACCACCAAAAGATGTGAAGATCATACATTTAGATATAAGTGAAGCTGAAGTTGGAAACAATTTACGCACAGAAATCCCATTAATTGGAGATGCGAAATCCACCCTAAAATTGATGATAAAAATTTTGAAGACAAAGATGATTAAGGGAGCTGCTAGGAGTGAATTGTTGGAGGAGTTGAGGGAGAGGAGGGCGAGGTTTGAGGAGGGGATAGCTCCAAACATAACATCCAACGAATACCCACCAAACCCAATAAGAATAATCAAAACACTGGAAAACATGCTACCAAAAGACTACATAATAACATGCGATGCAGGTGTAAGCGCAATATACACTGCCACATTCCTAAAGGTTAAGGAGGCTGGTAGGAGGATACTATTCAACTACTCAATGGGAGCATTAGGGTATGCAGTGCCAGCAGCCATAGGAGCATACCTAGCTAAACCCAAATCAACAATAATAGCATTAACTGGAGATGGAAGCTTCGGATTCACAGTTGGAGAATACGAGACGCTGGCAAGATTGAATGCAAATGTGAAGATAATATTATTCAACAATCAAAGTTATGGTTGGATAAGAGCCTCCATACTATTCAAATATGGACCAAAATACTTCGAAACAGAATTCAAAAACGTAGACTACGTGAAAATAGCAGAGGGATTCGGATTAAAAGCCTCAAGAATAGAGGATACGAGGGAGATTGAGGGGAAATTGAGGGAACTATTAAAATCTGAAGGACCAATGCTACTGGAAATCCCAACACTACCAGAAGACAAACTCACACCACCAGTCCCCTCATGGGCTGAAGAAGCCAAGAAGATGGGGATAAGATTCACCTACTAA
- a CDS encoding putative CRISPR-associated protein, whose protein sequence is MIHCHLVICGTSIIDNYGRIPTIPDEDKRICENDHELLERSSPANPFFLKVYEHLKRDPWKASAELNAMRKYLENGLVNEVYLYHTDTGKGKFCATMLEKYLRDIYMPQKIESIRVEGFGIKEYFEDGLVNLLDKLMDKIQKLTKPGNKIYLNATGGFKPENAITVIVASLLNINEIYYIHEKLIEPIKLPILPITINPKYTKILKELHQEHKLHGFTPKTKLEKEYGSEIINELKERNLVKEENGKIILRKWTEIMIKHIKL, encoded by the coding sequence GTGATACACTGTCACCTCGTTATTTGTGGAACATCAATAATTGATAATTATGGTAGGATTCCAACAATTCCAGATGAAGATAAACGCATATGCGAAAATGACCATGAACTTCTTGAGAGGAGTAGCCCTGCAAACCCATTCTTCCTAAAAGTATACGAACACCTCAAAAGAGATCCATGGAAGGCTAGTGCAGAACTTAATGCCATGAGGAAGTATCTTGAAAATGGACTTGTAAATGAAGTCTACCTATACCATACAGATACTGGCAAAGGGAAATTTTGCGCGACAATGCTTGAAAAGTATTTGAGAGACATCTACATGCCACAGAAGATAGAATCCATTAGAGTTGAAGGGTTCGGCATAAAAGAATACTTCGAAGATGGACTCGTAAACCTCCTAGACAAACTAATGGACAAAATACAAAAACTAACAAAACCAGGCAACAAAATATACCTAAACGCCACAGGAGGATTCAAACCGGAAAACGCAATAACAGTAATAGTAGCATCACTACTAAACATAAACGAAATATACTACATACACGAAAAACTCATAGAACCAATAAAACTACCAATACTACCAATAACAATAAACCCAAAATACACAAAAATACTAAAAGAACTCCACCAAGAACACAAACTACACGGATTCACACCAAAAACCAAACTAGAAAAAGAATATGGAAGCGAAATAATAAACGAACTCAAAGAAAGAAACCTAGTAAAGGAAGAGAATGGAAAAATAATACTGAGAAAATGGACAGAAATAATGATAAAACACATCAAATTATAA
- a CDS encoding SBBP repeat-containing protein, translating into MISGKNGVRLLMILMILCIPLISVASATTLTQAPEISWLRQFGTAEFDEAIGMTLDHVGNIYVCGGTKGTFPGQVYAGDQDVFIAKFDKNGNQVWIKQFGTPGLDKPIGITLDQLGNIYICGHTDGTFPGQVSAGGRDAFIAKLDKDGNQVWIKQFGTAREERAISIALDQLRNIYVVGWTDGVFLGQTSAGDRDAFIAKFDENGNQIWIKQFGTTAFDEALGIALDPLRNIYVFGSTYGVFPDQVSAGSRDCFIAKFDDDGNQIWVKQFGTTGSERGAGIALDQLRNIYVTGLTNGTFPGQVSAGDFDVFIAKFDKNGNQVWIKQFGTVASDAAYWIALDPLGNVYVAGDTGGAFPGQTSAGDCDAFIAKFDENGNQIWIKQFGTTRFDRIYQIALDPSRNIYVLGWTAGTFSGQVSAGERDVFIAKLVQERH; encoded by the coding sequence ATGATAAGTGGGAAAAATGGCGTCAGGCTCTTAATGATATTAATGATCCTTTGTATACCACTAATCTCGGTTGCATCAGCCACTACATTAACTCAAGCTCCAGAAATCTCTTGGCTTAGGCAATTTGGAACGGCAGAATTTGATGAGGCTATTGGTATGACTTTAGACCACGTAGGAAACATATATGTATGTGGCGGCACTAAGGGTACCTTCCCTGGTCAAGTTTATGCAGGGGACCAAGATGTTTTCATTGCAAAGTTTGATAAAAATGGTAATCAAGTATGGATCAAACAGTTCGGGACGCCAGGACTTGATAAGCCTATTGGTATCACTTTAGATCAATTAGGAAACATCTACATATGTGGTCATACCGACGGCACTTTTCCTGGTCAAGTTTCTGCAGGGGGGCGTGATGCCTTTATTGCAAAGCTTGATAAGGATGGTAATCAAGTATGGATCAAACAATTCGGAACAGCAAGAGAGGAAAGAGCTATCAGTATAGCTTTAGACCAATTAAGAAATATATATGTAGTCGGATGGACTGATGGTGTTTTCCTTGGTCAGACTTCTGCAGGAGATCGCGATGCTTTTATTGCTAAGTTTGATGAAAATGGGAATCAAATATGGATCAAACAATTCGGAACAACGGCATTTGATGAAGCTCTTGGGATCGCTTTAGACCCCTTAAGAAATATATATGTATTTGGAAGCACTTATGGTGTCTTCCCTGATCAGGTTTCTGCGGGAAGCCGTGATTGTTTTATTGCTAAGTTTGATGATGATGGTAATCAAATATGGGTCAAACAATTTGGAACAACGGGATCTGAGAGGGGTGCTGGTATAGCTTTAGATCAATTAAGGAATATATATGTAACTGGGTTGACTAACGGCACTTTTCCTGGTCAAGTTTCTGCAGGGGACTTTGATGTTTTCATTGCAAAGTTTGATAAAAATGGTAATCAAGTATGGATCAAACAGTTCGGGACAGTGGCATCTGATGCGGCTTATTGGATAGCTTTAGATCCCTTAGGGAATGTATATGTAGCTGGAGATACTGGTGGCGCTTTTCCCGGTCAGACTTCTGCAGGAGATTGCGATGCTTTTATTGCTAAGTTTGATGAAAATGGGAATCAAATATGGATCAAACAATTCGGAACAACGAGATTTGATAGGATTTATCAAATAGCTTTAGATCCTTCAAGGAACATATATGTACTTGGATGGACTGCTGGCACTTTTTCTGGTCAAGTTTCTGCAGGGGAACGTGATGTTTTCATTGCTAAACTGGTTCAAGAAAGACACTAA
- a CDS encoding CPBP family intramembrane metalloprotease, with translation MTLSYTLSTLFGGNSGGNILKMLPPFTTLYLATIGSIIAGICEEFTWRGYILTRLEKIAGKTVMAILIQATLFGLYHGFTINAIYTTIFGIITGTIYTKTRRLIPIMMGHWLLNTIGFTITYLT, from the coding sequence ATGACACTCAGCTACACACTATCAACATTGTTTGGAGGCAATAGTGGTGGAAACATCCTCAAAATGCTACCACCATTCACAACATTATACCTAGCCACCATAGGCTCAATAATTGCGGGGATCTGCGAAGAATTCACTTGGAGAGGATACATACTAACGAGACTGGAGAAAATTGCAGGTAAAACTGTAATGGCAATCCTAATACAAGCAACCCTATTCGGCCTATACCACGGATTCACAATAAACGCAATATACACAACAATCTTCGGAATAATAACAGGCACAATATACACAAAAACCAGAAGACTAATACCAATAATGATGGGACACTGGCTCCTCAACACCATAGGCTTCACAATAACATACCTCACATAA